The Peribacillus sp. FSL E2-0218 genome contains a region encoding:
- the murC gene encoding UDP-N-acetylmuramate--L-alanine ligase: MTAYHFVGIKGSGMSALAQILHDMHIEVQGSDYEKEFFTQLALEKAGIKILPFNEENIQPGMTIIAGNAFPDTHPEIVKAKELDLPIIRYHRFLGDFMKNYISVAVTGAHGKTSTTGLLAHVMGGVKPTSFLIGDGTGKGIVNSDYFVFEACEYRRHFLSYYPDYAIMTNIDFDHPDYYANVEDVFEAFQTMALQVNKGIIACGDDEHLPHIQAKVPVIFYGFAEGNDFQAKNVSVTPDGTTFDVHVRNNYYDTFTIPTFGKHNVLNALGVIALCKYENLDTEAVKAQLRTFGGVKRRFSEKEIGSQIIIDDYAHHPTEISATVDSARQKYPEREVVAVFQPHTFSRTQAFLDEFADSLNLADKVYLCEIFGSAREHQGKLSIEDLQGKIPGAELITENTTSILQNHDNSVVLFMGAGDIQKFQAAYEHSLQVK, encoded by the coding sequence ATGACTGCTTACCATTTTGTGGGAATTAAAGGGTCGGGTATGAGTGCTCTTGCACAAATACTGCATGATATGCATATTGAAGTGCAAGGTTCCGACTATGAAAAAGAATTTTTTACACAATTGGCATTAGAAAAAGCTGGGATTAAAATCCTTCCTTTCAATGAGGAAAATATACAACCTGGAATGACCATCATTGCAGGCAATGCATTCCCGGATACTCATCCGGAAATCGTGAAGGCAAAGGAACTTGATTTGCCGATCATCCGTTATCACCGCTTCCTTGGTGATTTCATGAAAAATTATATTAGCGTGGCTGTAACGGGAGCGCACGGTAAAACATCGACGACCGGCTTGCTGGCCCATGTCATGGGCGGGGTTAAACCGACCTCCTTCCTGATTGGGGATGGGACGGGGAAAGGGATCGTGAATTCTGACTACTTCGTATTCGAAGCATGTGAATATCGCCGTCATTTCCTTTCCTATTATCCTGATTATGCAATCATGACCAATATTGATTTTGATCATCCTGATTATTACGCCAATGTCGAAGACGTGTTTGAGGCTTTCCAAACGATGGCCCTTCAAGTCAACAAAGGCATTATTGCGTGCGGCGATGATGAGCATTTACCACATATTCAGGCGAAAGTACCGGTTATTTTTTACGGATTTGCAGAAGGGAACGATTTTCAAGCGAAAAATGTTTCCGTCACTCCGGATGGCACGACCTTCGATGTGCATGTAAGAAACAATTACTATGATACATTCACGATTCCTACCTTTGGAAAGCATAATGTATTGAATGCACTTGGTGTCATTGCACTTTGTAAATATGAAAACTTGGATACGGAAGCCGTGAAAGCCCAATTGCGGACTTTTGGCGGAGTTAAACGCCGGTTCTCCGAAAAGGAAATCGGAAGTCAGATCATCATTGATGATTATGCGCATCATCCGACTGAAATCTCGGCAACTGTTGACTCAGCACGTCAAAAATATCCAGAGCGTGAAGTTGTAGCTGTTTTTCAGCCGCATACTTTCTCAAGAACGCAGGCATTCCTGGATGAATTTGCCGACAGCTTGAATTTGGCCGACAAAGTATACTTATGTGAAATTTTTGGATCTGCTCGCGAACATCAAGGGAAATTATCGATTGAAGACCTTCAAGGTAAAATTCCCGGTGCCGAGCTAATCACGGAGAACACCACTTCCATTTTGCAAAATCATGATAACAGTGTCGTGTTATTCATGGGCGCTGGGGACATCCAAAAGTTCCAGGCAGCCTACGAGCACTCACTGCAGGTAAAATAA
- a CDS encoding DUF948 domain-containing protein, whose translation MEIILYVSAAVAAIAFLVLVIFLTKVLTSLQTTLDSVARTLTGLESQMQGITLETTQLLHKTNTLAEDLQHKSENLNSVVDAVKDVGTSISSFNSSVQKVSNKVQAEIDNNQERISQIVQWSNVALEIRDKWKARSKQAAPTPAERAELERIALETDDLPKKRFLRSRS comes from the coding sequence ATGGAGATTATTTTATACGTAAGTGCTGCTGTTGCAGCGATCGCTTTCTTGGTCCTAGTTATTTTCCTAACGAAGGTACTGACATCACTTCAAACCACCCTGGACAGTGTGGCCCGGACGCTGACAGGGCTCGAGAGCCAAATGCAGGGCATAACGCTCGAAACTACTCAGCTATTACATAAAACGAATACGTTGGCTGAAGATCTGCAACATAAGTCAGAAAATCTGAACTCAGTGGTTGATGCCGTGAAGGATGTAGGTACATCCATCTCCAGCTTCAATTCTTCAGTCCAAAAGGTTTCCAATAAAGTTCAGGCTGAGATTGATAATAATCAGGAAAGAATTTCACAAATTGTCCAGTGGAGTAACGTAGCTTTAGAGATTCGGGACAAATGGAAGGCTAGAAGCAAGCAGGCCGCCCCGACTCCAGCCGAGAGAGCGGAGTTGGAACGGATAGCACTGGAAACAGATGACCTGCCTAAAAAAAGGTTTTTACGTTCTAGATCATAA
- a CDS encoding AraC family transcriptional regulator — protein sequence MGWVESIQRAIDYIEEHLLDDLTIESIARQANASAFHFQRTFTILTDSTVGDYVRRRRLTLAAQEISCSNEKVIDLACKYGYDTPEAFSKAFRRQHGVSPSEARKYMGKLKFFERLVIQVTLKGAKPMKYKILERDSFELIGIKQEFSLVNEGNLIGIPKLWEQVNADGTSDRLAKLNNGEIVGLLGVCVDKRAEEKNETMDYWIAAEYAGKVPEPFLPLTIPASKWVAFEVHGPMPDAIQTAWKQIFSEWFPTSGYEHAGLPELEVYSNDDASSPDYYSEIWIPIKKR from the coding sequence ATGGGATGGGTTGAATCGATCCAGAGGGCAATCGATTATATCGAGGAGCACTTATTGGATGACCTGACGATCGAGAGCATAGCCAGACAAGCGAATGCCTCCGCTTTTCATTTTCAACGGACGTTCACCATTTTAACGGATAGCACTGTCGGTGATTATGTCAGGCGTCGCAGGCTGACCTTGGCGGCCCAGGAAATTTCCTGTTCAAATGAAAAGGTCATAGATTTAGCCTGTAAATATGGGTATGACACTCCCGAGGCATTCTCGAAAGCTTTTCGAAGGCAGCACGGTGTATCACCGAGTGAAGCGCGAAAGTATATGGGAAAGCTGAAATTCTTCGAACGCCTGGTGATCCAGGTTACTTTGAAAGGAGCAAAACCGATGAAATACAAAATCCTTGAAAGAGATTCCTTTGAATTGATTGGAATCAAGCAAGAATTTTCCTTGGTGAATGAAGGAAATTTAATCGGGATTCCGAAGCTGTGGGAGCAAGTGAATGCTGACGGAACAAGTGACAGGTTAGCGAAGTTGAACAATGGGGAAATCGTTGGGTTGCTAGGGGTATGTGTCGATAAAAGGGCAGAGGAAAAAAACGAAACGATGGATTACTGGATAGCTGCCGAATATGCCGGCAAAGTGCCTGAACCGTTTTTGCCCCTTACGATACCTGCTTCCAAGTGGGTTGCTTTTGAAGTTCACGGACCGATGCCTGATGCAATCCAAACGGCGTGGAAGCAAATATTTTCCGAATGGTTCCCTACCAGTGGTTATGAACATGCGGGATTGCCGGAATTGGAAGTATACTCGAATGATGACGCTTCAAGCCCGGATTATTACTCCGAGATTTGGATACCGATTAAAAAAAGGTAA
- the ytxJ gene encoding bacillithiol system redox-active protein YtxJ, whose amino-acid sequence MTTSKIETEEQFNELLKEDTFLLFKHSLTCPVSAEAHEQYGKFIAGNEQLKTAYLAVQEARPLSNYVAETFDIKHQSPQAILFKNGKPVWNESHWRITYDSLSKAVAE is encoded by the coding sequence ATGACAACATCCAAAATCGAAACGGAAGAACAATTCAATGAGCTTTTAAAGGAGGATACGTTCCTGCTGTTCAAGCATAGCCTAACATGTCCTGTGAGTGCCGAGGCGCATGAACAATACGGGAAGTTCATTGCCGGGAATGAACAGCTTAAAACGGCCTATTTAGCCGTTCAGGAAGCTCGCCCGCTCTCCAATTATGTGGCGGAAACTTTCGATATCAAACATCAATCCCCCCAGGCCATCCTTTTTAAAAATGGAAAGCCGGTCTGGAATGAATCTCATTGGCGGATTACATATGATTCATTGAGCAAGGCCGTAGCCGAATGA
- a CDS encoding YtxH domain-containing protein has protein sequence MTQKEYPTKDYQKTYEDERDSINSKDFMIGALIGGMIGAATALFMAPKTGKELRNDFNEQAKNISEKTEKLRQTAMEKGTVIADTAKEKTSSVTEIVSNKSSDIVNKVKSLKPVKENGDAADDTTNSSNKDIDVTGATDSKIVSVETNFADKKDAENQPADPTSGNKNTAKLKLDEAKKAFDETENKLKK, from the coding sequence ATGACTCAAAAAGAATATCCGACAAAGGACTATCAAAAAACATATGAGGACGAACGCGACTCGATCAATTCAAAGGACTTTATGATTGGCGCCTTGATCGGCGGGATGATCGGTGCGGCTACAGCATTGTTCATGGCTCCGAAAACAGGTAAGGAATTAAGGAATGATTTCAACGAACAAGCTAAAAACATTTCTGAGAAGACCGAAAAATTAAGGCAAACGGCAATGGAAAAAGGTACGGTTATTGCAGATACTGCAAAAGAAAAAACAAGTTCCGTAACGGAAATCGTTTCAAATAAATCATCCGACATCGTCAATAAGGTGAAAAGCTTAAAACCTGTCAAAGAAAACGGTGACGCAGCTGATGATACGACAAATTCAAGCAATAAGGATATTGATGTAACGGGAGCAACAGATTCCAAGATCGTATCCGTCGAAACCAATTTTGCGGACAAAAAGGATGCTGAAAACCAACCTGCCGATCCTACAAGCGGCAACAAAAACACGGCCAAATTAAAACTTGATGAAGCGAAAAAGGCGTTTGATGAAACGGAAAATAAATTAAAGAAATAA
- a CDS encoding thioredoxin family protein, with translation MENLQTIEQYDALKNEGKHIFLFSAAWCVDCRVIEPIMPEIEKKFPDFTFIHVDRDEFIDVCAANDVFGIPSFIAYDNGEELGRYVSKDRKTQEQIEEFIQTL, from the coding sequence ATGGAAAATTTACAAACTATAGAGCAATATGATGCATTGAAGAATGAAGGGAAACATATATTCCTGTTTTCAGCAGCATGGTGCGTAGATTGCCGTGTAATCGAACCGATCATGCCGGAGATTGAAAAGAAATTTCCTGATTTCACTTTCATTCATGTGGACCGTGATGAATTCATCGATGTCTGTGCAGCGAATGACGTATTCGGGATACCGAGTTTCATCGCTTATGATAATGGTGAAGAGCTTGGCAGGTACGTGAGCAAGGATCGCAAAACTCAAGAACAAATCGAGGAGTTCATTCAAACATTATAA
- a CDS encoding amidohydrolase yields the protein MKNQLMDMLEARKEEMVQIRRHLHENPELSFKEEKTAQYIIDYYNGKDVEVQTNAGNGFGVIVTIEGANPGKTIGLRADFDALPITEETEVPFRSKNEGVMHACGHDGHTAYLLVLADCLIQLKDSLSGTIKIIHQHAEETPPGGAKSIMESGILDNLDAVFGIHLFPSHPAGVVGYHGGYAMAGRTYFKLAVKGMGGHGSSPHLANDAIVAGAHFVTAVQTVISRRLDPFEMGVVTIGSFDGKGSFNVIKDRIEIEGDVRYMTEEVRQLIDKEVHRIVKGIEMEFDVQCELSYIPDYPPLYNDPELTLFVKNSLESMDDTEIRSVLEFPMFSGSEDFSYYAEKIPGCFFYIGCKPKGVEKAYFNHHPKFDIDEDALLIAAKSMAQVICHYYEWEWPK from the coding sequence ATGAAAAACCAATTAATGGACATGCTGGAAGCACGCAAAGAGGAAATGGTTCAGATTCGCCGCCATTTACACGAGAATCCGGAGCTATCCTTTAAAGAAGAGAAAACGGCGCAATATATCATCGATTATTATAATGGGAAGGATGTGGAGGTTCAAACGAATGCAGGAAATGGATTCGGGGTCATCGTAACGATCGAAGGAGCTAACCCGGGAAAAACGATAGGACTCCGTGCCGATTTCGATGCATTGCCTATTACAGAAGAAACGGAAGTTCCGTTCCGTTCAAAAAATGAAGGGGTCATGCATGCCTGCGGGCACGATGGACATACGGCCTATTTATTGGTTCTGGCAGACTGTCTTATCCAGCTGAAGGATTCGTTGAGCGGTACCATCAAAATCATCCATCAGCATGCAGAAGAGACTCCTCCTGGTGGAGCAAAGAGCATCATGGAATCTGGAATCCTCGATAATCTGGACGCCGTGTTTGGAATCCATTTATTCCCCTCGCATCCTGCAGGGGTCGTTGGTTATCACGGGGGCTATGCGATGGCAGGCAGGACATATTTCAAACTGGCGGTAAAGGGTATGGGCGGACATGGCTCATCCCCGCATCTGGCCAATGATGCCATCGTTGCAGGTGCCCATTTCGTCACGGCTGTTCAAACTGTGATCAGCCGGCGCTTGGATCCTTTTGAAATGGGAGTGGTCACAATCGGATCTTTCGATGGAAAAGGAAGCTTCAATGTCATCAAGGATCGGATAGAGATCGAAGGCGATGTCCGATATATGACAGAGGAGGTCCGGCAGCTGATCGATAAAGAAGTCCACAGAATCGTTAAAGGAATAGAAATGGAGTTCGATGTACAGTGCGAGCTTTCATATATTCCTGATTATCCTCCGTTATATAATGATCCTGAACTGACTTTGTTCGTGAAAAATAGCCTCGAAAGCATGGATGATACAGAAATCAGGAGCGTCCTGGAATTTCCGATGTTTTCAGGTTCCGAAGATTTTTCCTATTATGCAGAAAAGATCCCGGGTTGCTTCTTTTACATTGGCTGTAAACCGAAAGGAGTGGAGAAGGCATACTTCAATCACCATCCTAAATTCGATATCGATGAGGATGCACTTTTGATTGCTGCCAAATCGATGGCACAGGTTATATGTCATTATTATGAATGGGAATGGCCAAAATAA
- a CDS encoding DNA translocase FtsK, translating to MDFSKLPKAKKEEIKVYNQTVEKMSEKISQTVDPDTKILFQYPKGQFKFPLIPDQEQNKRNFRERIKDKREPKQAERTKEPRKQARDPEPKRRSFDREPKPKMRNLDREQHTKIVPSNTPFRPTEIPSPIYGFRRPEKKMVASEEIVEYELETKLPVLEKKELVKEIPVFTPDPSKEVAAEERTEEPAVLIPEQTHEKVEASEVPAFFRKHAVETQPAETESEPVLEKIAAVEDEVDFGREVAASIMEQSEEAKPEALANPRESDPAEMISEGQPKRPKKHIPFNVMMLKQDRKKNEFIHKLKPEKKSLDSERGVLPYKQEPLRGEEEDQVAPDIPEMKPEDGQAASSASESFITEASKMDSSGTFAAPEESVEDDIDSSPVHDGAVGQVPVSENDKEEAVLSKAGTEAGQSDTGDFFGAVEVDDNPYYVFPSIGLLTPPTYAVHDDEWLDEQTSLLDETLKNFNVRAKVVNVTQGPAVTRFEVHPEPGVKVNKVTNLMDDIKLSLAAQDMRMEAPIPGKHTIGIEIPNRKSKPVFLREVLESAEFQEHESPLAVALGLDISGQPIITDLRKMPHGLIAGQTGSGKSVCINTMLVSLLYKATPQELKLLLIDPKMVELAPYNRIPHLVSPVITDVKAATAALKWAVEEMERRYELFVHAGVRDISRFNDQAEKAGQYANKLPYILVIIDELADLMMMSPADVEEAICRIAQKARACGIHLIVATQRPSVDVITGLIKANIPTRIAFSVSSQVDSRTIIDSGGAEKLLGRGDMLFAENGSSKTVRLQGTFVSDEEIDEVVNHVKLEQQPKYLFEQEDLLKVAEVTEEADELFFEACEFVVNQQAASASSVQRRFRVGYNRAARLIEMMEQQGVVSESRGSRPRDVLITEEELEFLHVN from the coding sequence ATGGATTTTTCGAAGCTTCCTAAGGCAAAGAAGGAAGAAATAAAAGTGTACAACCAAACAGTGGAAAAGATGTCGGAAAAAATATCCCAGACGGTAGATCCGGATACGAAAATCCTGTTTCAATATCCAAAAGGGCAATTCAAGTTTCCGCTCATTCCTGACCAGGAGCAAAACAAAAGGAATTTCCGGGAAAGAATAAAGGATAAACGCGAACCGAAGCAGGCGGAAAGGACGAAAGAACCGAGAAAGCAAGCCAGGGATCCCGAACCAAAGAGAAGAAGCTTCGATCGCGAGCCGAAGCCAAAAATGAGAAACCTGGATCGGGAGCAACATACAAAAATCGTCCCGTCGAATACACCATTCCGCCCAACGGAAATACCTTCACCCATTTATGGCTTCCGTCGCCCGGAAAAAAAGATGGTGGCTTCAGAGGAAATCGTTGAATATGAATTGGAAACCAAGCTGCCTGTTCTTGAAAAAAAAGAACTTGTTAAAGAAATTCCAGTGTTCACGCCTGATCCTTCCAAGGAGGTTGCCGCTGAGGAAAGGACGGAAGAACCTGCCGTACTTATCCCAGAACAGACCCATGAAAAAGTGGAAGCATCGGAGGTACCGGCTTTCTTTCGGAAGCATGCTGTCGAGACACAGCCTGCAGAAACGGAGAGTGAGCCTGTGCTGGAAAAAATCGCGGCTGTAGAGGATGAGGTGGATTTTGGACGGGAAGTTGCCGCATCCATCATGGAGCAGTCTGAGGAGGCAAAGCCCGAAGCCTTGGCAAATCCTCGTGAAAGCGATCCAGCGGAAATGATTTCGGAAGGGCAGCCTAAACGACCGAAAAAGCATATTCCGTTTAATGTTATGATGCTCAAGCAAGATCGAAAAAAAAACGAATTCATCCATAAATTGAAACCGGAAAAAAAAAGCCTTGATTCCGAAAGGGGAGTCCTCCCATACAAGCAGGAACCTCTTCGTGGTGAGGAGGAAGATCAAGTAGCACCAGATATACCTGAAATGAAGCCGGAGGATGGCCAAGCTGCATCCAGTGCGTCCGAATCGTTCATCACTGAAGCTTCAAAAATGGATTCTTCCGGAACGTTTGCCGCCCCGGAAGAATCCGTTGAGGACGATATCGATTCGAGTCCAGTCCATGATGGGGCCGTCGGACAGGTTCCCGTTTCAGAAAATGACAAGGAAGAAGCTGTGTTATCAAAGGCCGGAACAGAAGCCGGGCAAAGCGATACCGGGGATTTTTTTGGTGCAGTGGAAGTCGATGATAACCCATACTATGTGTTTCCAAGCATAGGGCTGCTGACACCCCCGACTTATGCCGTGCATGATGATGAGTGGCTCGATGAACAGACTTCATTACTGGATGAGACGCTGAAAAACTTCAATGTCCGTGCCAAGGTAGTCAATGTCACCCAAGGGCCGGCAGTAACGCGTTTCGAGGTGCATCCTGAACCGGGGGTCAAGGTGAATAAGGTGACGAACTTGATGGATGACATCAAGTTAAGCCTTGCCGCCCAGGATATGAGGATGGAAGCGCCGATTCCAGGCAAACATACAATTGGGATCGAGATTCCGAACAGGAAAAGCAAGCCTGTATTTTTACGTGAGGTGTTGGAGAGCGCTGAATTCCAGGAGCATGAATCACCGCTTGCTGTGGCCCTGGGTCTCGATATATCGGGTCAGCCGATCATCACAGATCTTAGAAAGATGCCGCACGGATTGATCGCCGGCCAAACGGGATCGGGGAAAAGTGTCTGCATCAACACGATGCTGGTCAGCCTGCTGTATAAAGCGACGCCACAGGAGCTGAAATTGCTGTTGATCGACCCGAAAATGGTCGAGCTGGCACCTTATAATCGAATCCCTCATTTGGTCAGTCCGGTCATTACCGATGTGAAGGCAGCCACGGCCGCACTTAAATGGGCGGTTGAGGAGATGGAACGACGTTATGAATTGTTTGTGCATGCAGGCGTCCGTGACATCAGCCGCTTCAATGACCAAGCGGAGAAAGCCGGACAATATGCAAATAAGCTGCCTTATATCCTGGTGATCATCGATGAGCTTGCAGATCTGATGATGATGTCCCCGGCCGATGTGGAGGAAGCGATTTGCCGGATCGCCCAAAAGGCCCGCGCCTGTGGGATACACTTGATTGTAGCTACACAGCGGCCTTCAGTCGATGTCATTACCGGATTGATCAAGGCAAATATCCCGACAAGGATCGCTTTTTCCGTTTCTTCACAAGTCGATTCCCGCACGATCATCGATAGCGGCGGAGCGGAAAAATTGCTTGGAAGAGGAGATATGCTATTTGCTGAAAATGGCTCTTCAAAAACGGTTAGACTGCAAGGGACCTTTGTCAGCGATGAGGAAATCGATGAGGTAGTCAATCACGTTAAACTCGAGCAACAACCGAAATACCTATTCGAGCAGGAAGATTTGCTGAAAGTGGCAGAGGTCACGGAGGAAGCGGATGAACTGTTTTTCGAGGCATGTGAATTTGTCGTGAATCAACAGGCTGCATCGGCATCGAGTGTGCAGAGGCGCTTCCGTGTAGGGTACAACCGAGCTGCGCGTTTAATAGAAATGATGGAGCAGCAAGGGGTCGTGTCTGAATCCAGGGGCTCCAGACCGAGGGATGTATTGATCACGGAGGAAGAACTGGAATTTTTACATGTTAATTAA
- a CDS encoding YtoQ family protein, translated as MKLTVYLAGEIHSNWRNEVKDKAEALKLPIEFVGPMENHDRSDNIGEDILGEQPNPILKDAAASQINNLRTGLLLKKADLVVALFGEKYKQWNTAMDASTAVSLGKPLILIRPESHHHALKELSEKASVTVESVNQAMKVLSYVFEEGK; from the coding sequence ATGAAATTAACCGTATATCTTGCAGGGGAAATCCATTCAAATTGGAGAAATGAAGTGAAGGATAAAGCTGAGGCCTTGAAGCTTCCGATAGAGTTTGTCGGCCCGATGGAAAATCATGATCGTTCCGATAATATTGGTGAAGATATTCTGGGAGAACAACCAAACCCGATCCTCAAGGATGCAGCCGCTTCGCAGATCAATAATTTACGGACAGGCCTTTTACTGAAGAAAGCCGATCTTGTCGTCGCCTTGTTTGGCGAGAAATATAAACAGTGGAATACTGCCATGGATGCAAGCACTGCCGTTTCCCTCGGTAAGCCGCTTATTTTGATCCGCCCGGAATCCCATCATCATGCCTTAAAGGAATTATCAGAAAAGGCTAGTGTCACAGTCGAATCCGTGAACCAAGCCATGAAGGTGCTTTCTTATGTTTTTGAAGAAGGGAAGTGA
- a CDS encoding DUF1444 domain-containing protein, whose amino-acid sequence MKMDSTKLKNILQERLKGDNRTFKFDSKQDTLRVENVKTGKGIAIQLAPVVANFENVQEKAIDEVTYYVEEALNVMGEVHSMQGKEKSIFPVIRSTSFPMESEEGNPFLFDEHTAETRVFYALDLGKTYRLIDEKMIQRENWQGDRIREIASFNVRSLSVDLKSDIVAGNTFYFLNTNDGYDASRILNESWLREMKEKIEGTMAVAIPHQDVIIIADVKNDTGYDILAQMAMSFFASGHVPITALSFLYEENELEPIFILGKNKKREQ is encoded by the coding sequence ATGAAAATGGACAGCACGAAGCTGAAAAATATTTTGCAGGAACGTTTGAAAGGTGATAACCGAACATTCAAATTCGATAGCAAGCAAGATACGTTAAGGGTTGAAAATGTGAAGACAGGGAAGGGCATCGCCATACAATTGGCCCCGGTTGTTGCCAATTTTGAAAACGTGCAGGAAAAGGCCATAGATGAAGTCACTTATTACGTCGAAGAGGCCTTGAATGTAATGGGAGAAGTACATAGCATGCAAGGCAAGGAGAAATCCATTTTTCCGGTCATCCGTTCGACCTCCTTTCCCATGGAATCGGAAGAAGGAAATCCTTTTCTATTCGATGAGCATACAGCCGAAACCCGGGTTTTTTATGCACTCGATTTAGGGAAAACATACCGTCTCATCGATGAAAAGATGATTCAACGGGAAAATTGGCAGGGTGATAGAATCCGGGAAATCGCTTCTTTCAATGTTCGTTCGCTTTCCGTTGATTTGAAGTCTGATATCGTCGCGGGCAATACCTTCTACTTTTTGAACACGAATGATGGATATGATGCAAGCAGGATCCTGAATGAATCTTGGCTTAGGGAAATGAAGGAAAAGATCGAGGGAACGATGGCTGTGGCCATTCCGCACCAGGATGTCATCATCATCGCCGACGTGAAGAATGATACGGGATACGATATTCTAGCACAAATGGCGATGAGCTTCTTTGCCAGCGGCCATGTACCGATAACGGCCTTATCATTTCTTTACGAGGAAAATGAATTGGAACCCATTTTCATTTTGGGTAAAAACAAAAAGCGTGAACAGTAA
- a CDS encoding aminopeptidase: protein MKDPRIETLAKNLINYSVKLQKGEKILIENFGLQRELVNALVNEAYEAGGYPFVLLKDHQVDRALLMGAKEEQYKMMGEFEANVMSQMDAYIGLRAGDNINEQSDVPPEKMAIHGQTVGKVHRNIRVPQTKWVVLRYPTNSMAQLAKMSTEAFEDFYFEVCNLDYGKMSAAMDSLVELMDKTDKVRITGPGTDLTFSIKDIKAIKCAGELNIPDGEVYTAPVKDSINGVISYNTPSPYQGFTFENVKLTFKDGKIVEAMANDTNRINKIFDTDEGARYVGEFAIGVNPYILHPMQDILFDEKIDGSFHFTPGQCYDDAFNGNHSDIHWDLVNIQRPEYGGGEIHFDDVLIRKDGRFVLPELEDLNPENLK, encoded by the coding sequence ATGAAAGATCCCAGAATTGAAACATTGGCCAAAAACTTGATCAATTATTCCGTGAAGCTTCAAAAAGGTGAAAAGATCTTGATCGAAAACTTTGGATTGCAGCGTGAACTTGTTAATGCCCTTGTGAATGAAGCCTATGAAGCAGGTGGTTACCCATTCGTCCTGTTGAAGGATCATCAAGTGGATCGTGCCTTGCTGATGGGTGCCAAAGAAGAACAGTACAAGATGATGGGTGAGTTTGAAGCGAACGTAATGAGCCAGATGGATGCTTATATCGGGCTTCGCGCCGGGGATAATATCAATGAACAATCCGACGTCCCTCCAGAGAAGATGGCGATCCATGGACAAACCGTCGGCAAAGTACATAGGAATATCCGCGTGCCACAAACAAAATGGGTCGTGCTTCGCTACCCGACAAACTCCATGGCCCAATTAGCCAAGATGAGTACAGAAGCTTTCGAAGATTTTTATTTCGAAGTCTGTAACCTCGACTATGGCAAGATGAGCGCAGCCATGGACAGCCTTGTCGAATTGATGGATAAGACGGATAAGGTCCGCATAACCGGGCCCGGAACGGACCTAACCTTCTCCATCAAAGACATCAAGGCCATCAAATGTGCAGGTGAGCTGAACATTCCTGACGGTGAAGTATATACCGCTCCCGTGAAGGATTCCATCAATGGAGTGATTTCGTATAATACTCCATCACCGTATCAGGGTTTTACCTTTGAAAACGTGAAATTGACCTTCAAAGATGGAAAAATCGTTGAAGCGATGGCGAATGATACAAACCGCATCAACAAAATTTTTGACACAGATGAGGGTGCTAGATATGTCGGTGAATTTGCAATTGGTGTAAATCCTTATATTCTACACCCGATGCAAGATATCCTCTTTGATGAAAAAATTGATGGAAGTTTTCATTTCACTCCTGGGCAATGCTATGATGATGCCTTTAATGGCAACCACTCGGACATCCACTGGGACTTGGTCAATATTCAACGCCCGGAATACGGCGGGGGGGAAATCCACTTCGATGATGTCTTGATACGTAAGGACGGCCGCTTCGTCTTGCCTGAACTGGAAGATTTGAATCCAGAAAATTTAAAATAA